DNA sequence from the Pseudoalteromonas galatheae genome:
TCTTCCGCTGTACCGTAGTCGTAAGCCCAGCCAGCTCCAGCAGTAAAGGTGTGATAACGCAGCATATCAAGTACCCCAACCGCTGGCACTGCAACTTTGAATAGGTCTGGACGTTGCAACATCGTTGCACCTACTAACAAGCCACCGTTTGAACCGCCGTTAATTGCAAGCTTTTCACTTGAAGTATAGTTTTCGGATACTAAATATTCGCCTGCAGCAATAAAGTCATCAAAGACGTTTTGCTTCTGCATTTGAGTCCCTGCTTTGTGCCACTTTTTACCATACTCACCACCGCCACGTAAGTTTGCTACGGCATAAACACCACCCAGCTCTAACCAAGCTGCACGTGTCGGGCTAAAGTAAGGCTTAAGACTGACATTAAATCCACCGTAACCGTATAGTAGCGTTGGGTTATTACCATCTAACTTCAGCCCTTTTTTATGGGTGATGATCATCGGTACGCGGGTGCCATCTTTTGAGGTGTAAAAAACTTGCTTAGACACGTAAGCATCTGAATCAAAGTCTACTTTATCTGAGCTATATAATTCGCTGGTGCCTGACTTTGCATTGAAAGCAAAAATCGATCTTGGCGTTTTGTAGTTGGTGAATGAGTAATAGAGTACTTCGTCTTCTTCCTCACCACTAAAGCCACTCGCTGTACCTACTCCTGGAAGGGTGATATCACGGATCAGTTTACCTGTGAAATCATATTGTTTTACCAATGAAATTGCATCTTTGATGTAAGTTGCAAATAGGTAGCCAGAGCCAGTTGATACTGAAAGCACATTGTCGGTTTCCGGGATCACATCTTGCCAATTTTCTGGTTGTGGTTGCTTTGCATTGACTTTAACGATACGGCGATTCGGCGCATCTAAATTCGTGCTCAAGAACAATGTATCGCCTTCACTGTGGATAACGCTGGTATCAGAGTTGGTATGATCTAAAATCGTTACCCATTCACTATTGGGTTTGCTCAAATCACGAATAAATAGTTTGTTACCTGATGTCGACACTGCAGCAGAGATCACTAAGTACTTTTTGTCGTCTGTCACACCACCATAAATGTAGCGGTGCTTTTGCGCGTCAGTAGCACCAAAAATGACTTTGTCTTGAGCCTGGGGTGTTCCAATCTTGTGGTAATACACCTTATGTTGGTCAGTTTTTGCAGAAAGTTCGCTGCCTTTAGGCTTATCATAACTTGAGTAGTAAAAGCCTTCATTACCAAACCATGAGATACCGCTAAACTTCACGTCGACTAGAGTTTCACCGACCTGCTCCTTAGTTTCAGTGTTTAGTACAATTACTTTACGCCAGTCACTGCCACCTTCGGAAATTTGATAAGCGACTAATGAAGCATCTTTACTAAAACTTAAACCTGCAAGCGATGTTGTGCCATCGTCACTCATGGTGTTTGGATCTAAAAATACCTCAGTCTCACCACCTTCTTTTTGGCGGTACAAAACACTTTGGTTTTGCAGCCCATCATTTTTGTAGAAATAGGTATAGTTACCGTGCTTAAATGGTTGAGAAACACGCTCGTAATCAAGTAATTCAGTGAGGCGTTTTTCGATATCTTTACGATACGGAATTTGCGATAAATATGCTTGTGTTGCTTCGTTTTGTGCTTTTACCCAAGCTGCGGTTTCTGAACTTTTATCATCTTCTAACCAGCGGTATGGATCTGCCACTTGTGTACCAAAGTAACTGTCAACAACTTTGCCCATCTTAGTTGTTGGATATTTTACGGATTGCATTGAGGCTACATTATTCGATTGTTCGTTTTCTGTATTTACGCAGCCGACAAGTGCAAGGGCAATTGCTCCTGCTAGTATCTTTTTAATCATTACTGGGATCCCTATAAGTTATTTGAGCAGCAGCGCAGGTGTTTTTTCTTGCGTTTTACTCAGTAATAACACTTATCTATATAATACTTTTACTTTGTGCTCTCAGTATACAATTACTGTTCTGCACCACTATAATGGCTATTGATTGTAGTAGAGCCGTCATGTTTGTCTACAAATTGTAGACAAACACACGGGTTAGAAGGGTAAGCGGATGTTGACTTAGGCTCGTTGCTATTGTCTTTGCATAAAGATTGTGACTTCAGCCATTACAATGCCGAACTTTTCGATATAAGAGCGGTTGATTAGAGTGGTTTGATCAAAAGACCACATCCAATCATCAAAGTGTACTTCATAGCTGGTATCATCAACGGGTAAGTCCATTCTATACTGCCAATTCATTGCATTACCGAAGGTTTCACCCGATGCTGAATCGAGAATATCGTCGGCGCGGCCAGAATACTGATTGTTAGCTGCTTTTGTAATAGTCCAAATTCGTGTTTTCACGCCGTCACCGAGCAAATAGTTGAAGGTCTCATCTAAAACAAGCTCAGACTGGTCGTTGATTGAGCCTTTAATATCGACAGTAAATTGTTGGACTAAGTTACCATCTCTGTCTTGGACTATCCCCCATGCTTTTATGTCACCAACAAAAAACTCGTATGGATCGAACTGTGGTCTGAGCGTAGAGTATTTATTACCATCAATGCCGGAACTACAAGCAGATAATAAAAATAGGGTGAGTAACATCAAGATAGTACGCATTGTTTCTCCTTAGATTTGAAAAGTGTTCGAGTGCTGTTGCTGCCGGTATGTCTCGCTGAACAAAATAGCGAACTTAAAATTGAGAAAAAGACCATTAGTGATCATCGTATTAGGCCCAAAAGCTCGGATCGCATTGTCGGCTCGGAGGTTTTCTCACTAAGCCAAATGTCGAAAAATCGTGTAGTAAATTCCGAGTCTTTCACTTCACCAATGAGCTTGTCACCTTCATAAAACTGGGTATAACCGTCAAGTGTTCTTAAACCATATAGCACGGTACCTTCAGAAACGTCGGGAAATATTTTCACCATTTTTGTTAGCCATTGCTCACCTAGGCTTGAATTACTGAACCCTTGCTTTTGCATCTCTTTTAACGAGCGTTTTGCTATCTCTTTGCCATCAAGCGCGCGTAGATAATGTAATGCCAATACAAAAGGCTGTTCTTTAGAGTACACCCCTTGTGGAGCATAAAGGCTGGCGTCATAAACATCCCAAAACAGGTAGGTCATTCGACTTGTTTTGCCGACCTGTTGAGGGTTTTCTATAAATTGATTTACAACATCACTGGTACTTGCGAAACCCTGAGTGCTTAAAAACAACACCAAAAAGGCAAAGATGATCCTTTGCATATTAACCTCTTCCTGTATAAAAAACTGTTAGCCTTATATACGAACGAGCCGGAGTGTTTGTTCACTTTACTGCTGCCTGAAAGGTGCTGTCATCCCCCTTTACAATTTGCTAAGCTGGCTAAAACCTTCAACTAGGAGCCATTATGAGCCTTTCAATTCGCCCTGCAGAAGTGGCTGATGCTGCAACGATACTGCACTTTATCAACGAACTTGCAATTTATGAGAAAGAGCCGGATGCCGTGCTCAATACCGTAGAAGAAATAGAGCAAAAACTGTTCGGTAAAGAAGCCAGAGCACACAGCGTTATTTGTGAATTAGATGGTGAAGCAATCGGATTCGCAGTGTATTTCTTTAATTATTCTACTTGGCTTGGCAAGCATGGACTTTATCTTGAAGACTTATATGTGTCACAAGACAAACGCGGTGTTGGTGCAGGTAAAGGGATCATGAAGTACCTAGCAAGACTTGCACTACAAAAGGACTGCGGTCGCTTTGAGTGGGTGGTACTTGACTGGAACAAACCATCAATCGATTTTTATGAAAGCATCGGTGCTAAAGCACAAAATGAATGGATTATTTATCGCCTAACAGGGCAAGAGCTCATCGATTTTGCTGA
Encoded proteins:
- a CDS encoding DUF3833 family protein, encoding MRTILMLLTLFLLSACSSGIDGNKYSTLRPQFDPYEFFVGDIKAWGIVQDRDGNLVQQFTVDIKGSINDQSELVLDETFNYLLGDGVKTRIWTITKAANNQYSGRADDILDSASGETFGNAMNWQYRMDLPVDDTSYEVHFDDWMWSFDQTTLINRSYIEKFGIVMAEVTIFMQRQ
- a CDS encoding GNAT family N-acetyltransferase, whose protein sequence is MSLSIRPAEVADAATILHFINELAIYEKEPDAVLNTVEEIEQKLFGKEARAHSVICELDGEAIGFAVYFFNYSTWLGKHGLYLEDLYVSQDKRGVGAGKGIMKYLARLALQKDCGRFEWVVLDWNKPSIDFYESIGAKAQNEWIIYRLTGQELIDFAE
- a CDS encoding chalcone isomerase family protein, which encodes MQRIIFAFLVLFLSTQGFASTSDVVNQFIENPQQVGKTSRMTYLFWDVYDASLYAPQGVYSKEQPFVLALHYLRALDGKEIAKRSLKEMQKQGFSNSSLGEQWLTKMVKIFPDVSEGTVLYGLRTLDGYTQFYEGDKLIGEVKDSEFTTRFFDIWLSEKTSEPTMRSELLGLIR
- a CDS encoding prolyl oligopeptidase family serine peptidase is translated as MIKKILAGAIALALVGCVNTENEQSNNVASMQSVKYPTTKMGKVVDSYFGTQVADPYRWLEDDKSSETAAWVKAQNEATQAYLSQIPYRKDIEKRLTELLDYERVSQPFKHGNYTYFYKNDGLQNQSVLYRQKEGGETEVFLDPNTMSDDGTTSLAGLSFSKDASLVAYQISEGGSDWRKVIVLNTETKEQVGETLVDVKFSGISWFGNEGFYYSSYDKPKGSELSAKTDQHKVYYHKIGTPQAQDKVIFGATDAQKHRYIYGGVTDDKKYLVISAAVSTSGNKLFIRDLSKPNSEWVTILDHTNSDTSVIHSEGDTLFLSTNLDAPNRRIVKVNAKQPQPENWQDVIPETDNVLSVSTGSGYLFATYIKDAISLVKQYDFTGKLIRDITLPGVGTASGFSGEEEDEVLYYSFTNYKTPRSIFAFNAKSGTSELYSSDKVDFDSDAYVSKQVFYTSKDGTRVPMIITHKKGLKLDGNNPTLLYGYGGFNVSLKPYFSPTRAAWLELGGVYAVANLRGGGEYGKKWHKAGTQMQKQNVFDDFIAAGEYLVSENYTSSEKLAINGGSNGGLLVGATMLQRPDLFKVAVPAVGVLDMLRYHTFTAGAGWAYDYGTAEDNKEMFEYLKGYSPVHNVKAGVNYPATMITTGDHDDRVVPAHSYKFAAELQSKHTGPNPTLIRIETNAGHGAGTPISKTIEQYADIYGFTLYNMGIKSL